A single genomic interval of Prunus dulcis chromosome 5, ALMONDv2, whole genome shotgun sequence harbors:
- the LOC117628027 gene encoding 60S ribosomal protein L17-2-like: MVKYSREPDNHTKSCKAKGNDLRVHFKNTRETAHAIRKLPLIKAKRYLEDVLVHKQAIPFRRFCRGVGRTGQAKNRHSNGQGRWPVKSAKFILDLLKNAESNAEVKGLDVDSLYVSHIQVNQAQNQRRRTYRAHGRINPYMSSPCHIELILSEKEEPVKKEPETQLASRKAEKGRTLRSGAAS, encoded by the exons ATG gtgAAGTATTCCAGAGAGCCAGACAACCATACCAAGT CCTGCAAAGCAAAGGGCAATGATCTCCGAGTGCATTTTAAG AACACAAGAGAGACTGCCCATGCTATTCGCAAGCTGCCTTTGATCAAGGCTAAAAGGTATTTGGAGGATGTTTTGGTCCACAAGCAAGCCATTCCATTCCGTCGCTTTTGTCGCGGAGTAGGGCGAACTGGTCAGGCTAAGAATCGCCATTCAAATGGACAGGGACGGTGGCCTGTTAAATCTGCAAAGTTTATTCTCGACTTACTTAAGAATGCTGAGAGTAATGCAGAG GTGAAAGGTTTGGATGTGGATTCGCTTTATGTATCTCATATCCAGGTAAACCAAGCCCAGAATCAAAGACGCCGCACATACCGTGCTCACGGGAGAATTAATC CTTACATGTCATCTCCATGCCATATTGAGTTGATTTTGTCAGAAAAGGAGGAGCCTGTCAAGAAAGAG CCTGAGACTCAGCTGGCGAGTAGGAAAGCAGAGAAGGGTCGAACTCTACGCAGTGGTGCTGCTTCTTAA